In the Theobroma cacao cultivar B97-61/B2 chromosome 1, Criollo_cocoa_genome_V2, whole genome shotgun sequence genome, one interval contains:
- the LOC18612477 gene encoding uncharacterized protein LOC18612477 → MLLSYNLISNPLSLRLLKLFKSLSQTFSIAKEHKVSMETRKQQGTQAPIQLISSFYFLKLVAKILVPLSVLSVILSYPLLCNFHILAYGLQLFNFSIGKNYMFLLCNGLLVFIATSSGLIRSSSVKTDSKAEKTIKRKGCSQREQLESSEKKGSIEKAKVTIEVDLEARESQMDSLALVQGTEDVPVVVQDEGEEQSSELIVVEEDEDEGLGLMSKEELNKKCEEFIRKMKEGIQFEARQLIMVQ, encoded by the coding sequence ATGCTTTTAAGTTATAATCTAATCTCAAACCCCCTCTCTCTGCGACTGTTGAAGCTCTTCAAAAGTCTCTCCCAGACCTTTTCTATAGCTAAGGAGCACAAAGTAAGCATGGAGACGCGGAAACAGCAAGGAACCCAAGCTCCAATTCAATTGATCAGCAGCTTCTATTTCCTGAAGCTAGTCGCCAAAATTTTGGTCCCATTGTCTGTCCTTTCTGTTATATTATCCTACCCTTTGTTATGCAACTTCCATATATTGGCATACGGTTTGCAACTCTTCAATTTCAGCATTGGTAAGAATTATATGTTCCTACTTTGCAACGGGCTTCTTGTTTTTATTGCCACCAGCTCTGGTTTGATCCGTAGTTCTTCGGTAAAAACTGATTCTAAAGCTGAAAAGACCATCAAGAGGAAGGGATGCAGTCAGAGAGAACAGCTTGAATCATCAGAGAAGAAAGGGTCGATTGAAAAGGCAAAAGTTACTATAGAAGTTGATCTAGAAGCACGAGAATCACAAATGGATTCCTTGGCCCTGGTACAAGGAACAGAAGATGTCCCCGTGGTCGTACAAGATGAAGGTGAAGAACAGAGTAGTGAGCTTATTGTAGTTGaggaagatgaagatgaaggaCTTGGGTTGATGAGTAAAGAAGAGTTAAACAAGAAATGTGAGGAATTTATTAGAAAGATGAAAGAAGGAATCCAATTTGAAGCCCGGCAACTGATCATGGTTCAATGA
- the LOC18612478 gene encoding putative pentatricopeptide repeat-containing protein At5g09950 has protein sequence MLRSLLPSTHSYRRRPATYYSTLAFTSLFTPKPSNQLLGKPQNLNSHINPSLPSPIPLEHLLNLYKSSQSQPSSLPFSASNFELYESLVTRYRGSLSLTDAKEFHLQVFKYGFDGDLFLSNSLINVYVRAGDLTSARKLFDEMPERNSVTWACLISGYNQNGMPNEACEAFKEMLCTSFWPTHYAFGSVLRACQELGSCGLQFGLQIHGLIAKSRYSFDVVVCNVLMSMYVSCLGSIADARRVFDELQVKNSISWNSIISVYSQSGDAVSTYQLFSRMQKEGIGFSFEPNEYTFGSLITAACSSMDFGLCLLQQMLSRITKSGFLSDLYVGSALVSGFARLGLSNYAMKIFGQMSQRNAVSMNGLMVGLVRQNFGEDAAEVFMEMTNLVDINFDSYVILLSSFAEFSALEQGRRKGREVHGYLIRRGLNDAVVAIGNGLINMYAKCGDIVASTSVFRLMLNKDLVSWNSMISGLDQNECFEDAVTSFCAMRRTGLMPSNYTVISALSSCASLGWSMLGQQIHGEGMKLGLDVDVSVSNALLALYATIGCLSECKNIFSLMLDHDQVSWNSVIGALADSESSVLEAVKYFLDMMRTGWDPNRITFINILAAVSSLSLSELSRQIHTLIIKYHLANDSSIENALLACYGKCGQMDECEKIFSRMSERRDEVSWNSMISGYIHNERLHKAVNLVWFMMQRGQKLDGFTFATVLSACASVATLERGMEVHACAVRACLNSDVVVGSAIVDMYSKCGRIDYASRFFSMMPIRNVYSWNSMISGYARHGHGEKALKLFTHMKLDGLLPDHVTFVGVLSACSHVGLVDEGFTHFNSMTKMYGLAPKMEHFSCMVDLLGRAGELDKIEDFINTMPMKPNVLIWRTVLGACCRANGDKTELGRKAAEMLFDLEPQNGVNYVLLANMYASGGKWEGVAEARVAMRRAVAKKEAGCSWVTMKDGVHVFVAGDKSHPDNDMIYAKLKELNRKMRDAGYVPQTRFALYDLEPESKEELLSYHSEKLAVAFVLTRNSALPIMIMKNLRVCGDCHMAFKYISKIVGRLIILRDSNRFHHFNDGKCSCGDYW, from the coding sequence ATGCTCCGGTCTCTCTTGCCATCCACTCACAGTTACAGGCGCAGGCCTGCTACCTACTACTCAACCCTTGCTTTTACTTCACTTTTTACCCCAAAGCCCAGCAACCAACTTCTCGGCAAACCCCAAAACCTCAATTCCCACATCAACCCATCTCTTCCTTCTCCAATCCCATTGGAACACTTGCTTAACCTCTACAAATCATCTCAATCTCAGCCCTCCTCCCTGCCCTTTTCAGCCTCAAATTTCGAGCTATACGAATCTTTGGTTACCCGGTACCGCGGTTCTCTTAGCTTAACCGATGCAAAAGAGTTTCATTTGCAGGTTTTCAAGTATGGGTTTGATGGAGATTTGTTTTTGTCCAACTCCCTCATCAATGTATATGTAAGAGCTGGTGATTTAACGTCAGCACGAAAATTGTTCGATGAAATGCCTGAGAGGAATTCGGTTACGTGGGCTTGCTTGATTTCAGGATATAACCAAAATGGGATGCCTAATGAGGCCTGTGAGGCTTTTAAAGAGATGCTTTGTACAAGTTTTTGGCCAACTCATTATGCCTTTGGTAGCGTTCTTCGAGCTTGTCAGGAGCTTGGATCCTGCGGGCTTCAATTTGGTTTGCAAATTCACGGgttgattgcaaaatctcgATATTCGTTTGATGTTGTTGTTTGTAATGTGCTTATGTCAATGTACGTGAGTTGTTTGGGGAGCATTGCTGATGCTCGTCGCGTTTTTGATGAGTTACAGGTTAAAAACTCAATATCTTGGAACTCTATTATATCAGTTTATTCACAAAGTGGGGATGCAGTGTCTACCTATCAGCTGTTCTCAAGGATGCAAAAAGAGGGTATAGGGTTCAGTTTTGAGCCTAATGAATATACATTTGGGAGTTTGATAACTGCTGCTTGTTCTTCCATGGATTTTGGTTTGTGTTTGCTCCAGCAAATGCTTAGTAGGATTACAAAATCTGGGTTTCTTTCAGATCTTTATGTGGGTAGTGCTTTAGTAAGTGGGTTTGCAAGGTTAGGTTTATCTAACTATGCTATGAAGATTTTTGGGCAGATGAGTCAGAGAAATGCAGTCTCTATGAACGGTTTGATGGTTGGATTGGTAAGGCAGAATTTTGGTGAAGATGCAGCTGAAGTTTTTATGGAGATGACAAACTTGGTTGatataaattttgattcttaCGTTATTCTGTTAAGTTCTTTTGCTGAATTTTCTGCATTAGAACAAGGGAGAAGAAAAGGTAGAGAGGTTCATGGATATTTGATTCGTAGGGGCTTAAATGATGCGGTGGTTGCAATTGGAAATGGGCTTATTAACATGTATGCTAAATGTGGTGATATTGTTGCTTCTACTTCTGTTTTTAGACTTATGCTTAATAAAGATTTGGTCTCTTGGAATTCCATGATTTCTGGTCTTGACCAGAATGAGTGTTTTGAAGATGCTGTCACAAGCTTCTGTGCAATGAGAAGAACTGGATTAATGCCTTCGAATTACACTGTAATAAGTGCTTTGAGTTCCTGTGCAAGCTTGGGCTGGAGCATGCTTGGACAACAAATACATGGTGAAGGTATGAAATTGGGACTTGATGTGGATGTTTCGGTGTCAAATGCTCTTCTAGCATTATATGCCACTATTGGATGTCTTTCTGAATGCAAGAACATTTTCTCCTTGATGCTGGACCATGATCAAGTTTCTTGGAATTCTGTGATTGGAGCATTAGCTGATTCAGAGTCTTCGGTTTTAGAAGCAGTTAAATACTTTTTGGACATGATGCGTACTGGGTGGGATCCTAACAGAATAACCTTTATTAACATTCTTGCGGCAGTATCGTCTCTTTCACTTAGTGAATTGAGCCGTCAAATACACACTCTAATAATTAAATACCATCTTGCAAATGACAGTTCCATTGAGAATGCACTTTTGGCTTGTTATGGAAAATGTGGACAGATGGATGAATGTGAGAAGATTTTTTCCAGGATGTCTGAGAGAAGAGATGAAGTTAGTTGGAATTCCATGATTTCTGGTTATATACATAATGAGCGCTTGCACAAAGCTGTGAATTTAGTCTGGTTTATGATGCAGAGGGGTCAGAAATTGGATGGTTTCACCTTTGCCACTGTTCTGAGTGCCTGTGCTTCAGTTGCAACATTAGAGCGTGGCATGGAAGTTCATGCTTGTGCGGTAAGAGCTTGTTTAAACTCTGATGTTGTAGTTGGAAGTGCAATTGTTGATATGTACTCCAAATGTGGAAGGATAGATTATGCTTCAAGATTTTTTAGTATGATGCCAATAAGGAATGTCTACTCTTGGAATTCAATGATATCAGGCTATGCACGTCATGGGCATGGAGAAAAAGCTCTCAAGCTCTTTACACATATGAAGCTAGATGGTCTATTACCAGATCATGTAACCTTTGTTGGGGTCTTATCAGCTTGTAGCCATGTGGGATTGGTTGATGAAGGATTTACCCATTTTAACTCTATGACAAAAATGTATGGGTTGGCTCCCAAGATGGAGCACTTTTCATGTATGGTGGATCTCCTTGGGCGGGCTGGTGAACTTGATAAGATAGAAGATTTTATCAATACCATGCCAATGAAGCCTAATGTTCTTATTTGGAGGACAGTCTTAGGGGCTTGCTGCCGAGCAAATGGTGACAAGACAGAGTTGGGTAGGAAGGCTGCTGAGATGCTCTTTGACTTGGAACCTCAAAATGGTGTGAACTATGTGCTTCTTGCTAACATGTATGCTTCTGGGGGAAAGTGGGAAGGTGTAGCAGAGGCTAGGGTGGCAATGAGAAGGGCTGTAGCAAAGAAAGAAGCTGGTTGTAGTTGGGTTACAATGAAAGATGGTGTCCATGTATTTGTGGCAGGTGATAAATCACACCCTGATAATGATATGATCTATGCAAAACTCAAGGAACTTAACAGAAAGATGAGGGATGCTGGATATGTGCCACAGACAAGATTTGCATTGTATGACTTGGAACCAGAGAGTAAAGAGGAACTCCTGAGCTACCATAGTGAAAAACTTGCAGTCGCTTTTGTTCTCACACGCAATTCTGCATTACCTATTATGATAATGAAAAACCTTCGGGTTTGTGGTGACTGCCACATGGCCTTCAAGTATATATCAAAGATTGTTGGTAGGCTAATTATACTACGGGATTCAAACAgatttcatcattttaatgATGGTAAGTGTTCATGTGGAGATTACTGGTGA
- the LOC18612480 gene encoding phytochrome C — MSSKSTNKTNCSRSSSARSKQSARMVAQTPIDAKLHVDFEESNRLFDYSTSVDVNISSSTSNVPSSTVSAYLQKMQRGSLIQSFGCLIAVDEQNFTVLAYSDNAPEMLDLAPHAVPSIEQQESLTFGTDVRTIFRSPGASALQKAANFGEVNLLNPILVHCKMSGKPFYAILHRIDAGLVIDLEPVNPADVPVTAAGALKSYKLAAKAISRLQSLPSGNISLLCDVLVKEVSDLTGYDRVMVYKFHEDEHGEVVAESRSPNLEPYLGLHYPATDIPQASRFLFMRNKVRMICDCFSQPVKVIQDKRLAQPLSLCGSTLRSPHGCHAQYMANMGSIASLVMSVTINEDDDEMNSEQEKGRKLWGLVVCHHTSPRFVPFPLRYACEFLIQVFGVQINKEVELAAQLREKHILRTQTVLCDMLLRDSPVGIVTQSPNVMDLVKCDGAALYYRQKLWLLGVTPTEAQIRDIAEWLLEYHSGSTGLSSDSLMEAGYPGASVLGEAACGMAAVRITAKDFLFWFRSHTAKEIKWGGAKHDPGERDDGRKMHPRSSFKAFLEVVKWRSLPWEDVEMDAIHSLQLILRGSLQDEVADDSKMIVNVPSVDDRIQRVDELRIVTNEMVRLIETAAVPIFAVDSSGNINGWNSKAAELTGLTVEQAIGRPFADLVEDDSIDIVKNMLSLALEGIEERSVEIKLRTFGCQENNGPIILVVNACCSRDLKENVVGVCFVGQDLTGQKIVMNKYTSIQGDYVGIVRSPCALIPPIFMIDELGRCLEWNDAMQKLSGMKREEAIDRMLLGEVFTVDNFGCRVKDHDTLTKLRILFNGITAGESADKLLFGFFDRQGKFIEVLLSANRRTDAEGRITGTLCFLHVASPELQYALQVQRMSEQAAASSLNKLAYIRQEVRKPLKGIVLMQDLMGASDLSGEQRQLLRTSVMCQEQLTKIVDDTDIESFEECYMEMNSAEFNLGEALEAVLKQVMISSQERQVEVIQDLPAEVSSMHLYGDNLRLQQVLSNFLSNALLFTPAFEESSVAFRVIPRKERIGTKIHIVHLEFWITHPAPGIPEDLIQEMFHHSHGVSREGLGLYISQKLVKIMNGTVQYLREAEKSSFIILVEFPLACNVGHH; from the exons ATGTCATCCAAGTCGACAAACAAGACTAACTGTTCTAGGAGTAGTTCTGCTAGATCAAAACAAAGTGCTCGTATGGTTGCACAGACCCCAATTGATGCCAAGCTACATGTGGACTTTGAAGAATCCAATAGGCTTTTTGATTACTCCACGTCTGTTGACGTCAACATTTCTAGTTCAACCAGTAATGTTCCCTCTTCTACTGTGTCAGCTTACCTTCAAAAGATGCAAAGAGGAAGTCTAATTCAGTCTTTTGGTTGCTTGATTGCTGTTGATGAGCAAAACTTCACGGTTCTTGCTTATAGCGATAATGCTCCAGAAATGTTGGACTTGGCACCTCATGCTGTTCCAAGCATAGAGCAACAAGAGTCTCTGACTTTTGGAACTGATGTTAGAACAATTTTTCGCTCTCCAGGTGCGTCAGCCTTGCAGAAAGCTGCTAATTTTGGGGAAGTTAATCTTCTGAATCCGATATTGGTTCATTGTAAAATGTCAGGTAAGCCCTTTTATGCTATTTTGCATAGGATTGATGCAGGGTTAGTTATAGATCTGGAACCAGTGAACCCAGCTGATGTGCCAGTAACAGCTGCTGGGGCATTGAAGTCCTATAAGCTGGCAGCGAAAGCCATCTCAAGATTGCAGTCCTTGCCAAGTGGGAACATATCTCTGTTATGTGATGTTTTAGTTAAGGAGGTTAGTGATTTGACAGGTTATGATAGGGTTAtggtttataaatttcatgaaGATGAACATGGAGAAGTTGTTGCCGAAAGCCGTAGTCCTAACTTGGAACCTTATCTAGGCCTGCATTACCCAGCTACTGACATACCACAAGCCTCAAGATTCCTTTTCATGAGAAACAAAGTTAGAATGATATGTGATTGTTTTTCCCAACCAGTTAAGGTGATTCAAGATAAGAGATTGGCTCAACCTTTAAGTCTTTGTGGATCCACGTTAAGATCTCCTCATGGGTGTCATGCACAGTATATGGCAAATATGGGATCAATTGCGTCTCTTGTGATGTCAGTAACTATCAATGAGGATGATGATGAGATGAACAGTGAAcaggagaaaggaagaaaattatGGGGCTTAGTGGTTTGCCATCACACTAGCCCCAGGTTTGTTCCATTTCCGCTGAGATATGCTTGTGAATTTCTAATTCAAGTATTTGGAGTGCAAATTAACAAGGAAGTGGAGTTAGCTGCCCAATTGAGGGAGAAGCATATTCTGCGAACTCAGACTGTGCTTTGCGACATGCTGCTGAGAGATTCTCCAGTAGGAATTGTTACTCAATCTCCGAATGTCATGGATCTTGTTAAGTGTGACGGTGCTGCACTTTACTACAGACAAAAATTATGGTTGCTTGGAGTTACCCCTACAGAGGCACAGATTAGAGATATAGCTGAGTGGCTTCTTGAGTACCATAGTGGCAGTACAGGCTTAAGTAGTGATAGCCTAATGGAAGCTGGCTATCCAGGTGCTTCAGTTCTTGGGGAGGCAGCTTGTGGGATGGCTGCAGTGAGGATAACTGCAAAAGATTTCTTGTTTTGGTTTCGGTCCCATACAGCTAAGGAAATTAAGTGGGGTGGTGCAAAGCATGATCCTGGTGAGAGGGATGATGGAAGAAAGATGCATCCAAGATCTTCATTCAAGGCTTTTCTGGAGGTAGTCAAGTGGCGGAGCCTGCCTTGGGAGGATGTAGAAATGGATGCAATTCATTCCTTACAGCTGATATTGAGAGGATCCTTGCAAGATGAAGTTGCTGATGATTCCAAAATGATTGTGAATGTACCATCTGTTGATGACAGGATTCAGAGGGTGGATGAACTGCGTATTGTCACTAATGAAATGGTCCGCCTGATTGAGACAGCTGCTGTCCCGATCTTCGCTGTTGATTCTTCTGGTAATATAAATGGATGGAACTCTAAAGCAGCGGAACTAACTGGCCTGACTGTTGAGCAAGCCATTGGCAGGCCATTTGCTGATCTTGTGGAGGATGATTCAATTGATATTGTCAAGAACATGCTGTCATTGGCCTTAGAAG GTATAGAAGAACGTAGTGTTGAAATCAAGCTTAGGACTTTTGGGTGTCAGGAAAATAATGGCCCTATCATCTTGGTTGTCAATGCATGTTGTAGTCGAGatttaaaggaaaatgttgTTGGAGTTTGCTTTGTTGGGCAAGATCTCACTGGCCAGAAGATAGTCATGAACAAATATACCAGTATCCAAGGTGATTATGTTGGAATTGTGAGGAGCCCATGTGCACTTATTCCCCCAATTTTTATGATTGATGAGCTTGGCCGATGCTTGGAGTGGAATGATGCAATGCAAAAGTTGTCTGGTATGAAGAGGGAAGAAGCCATTGATAGGATGCTTCTTGGAGAGGTTTTTACAGTGGACAATTTTGGATGTCGGGTGAAGGATCATGACACCTTAACCAAACTCAGGATATTATTCAATGGGATAACTGCTGGCGAAAGTGCAGATAAATTATTGTTTGGGTTCTTTGATCGGCAGGGTAAATTTATTGAAGTATTACTTTCTGCAAACAGAAGGACTGATGCTGAGGGAAGGATCACTGGTACTTTATGCTTTTTGCACGTAGCTAGCCCTGAGCTTCAATATGCTTTGCAGGTGCAGAGGATGTCTGAACAGGCAGCAGCCAGTAGCCTCAATAAATTGGCATACATCCGTCAGGAGGTCAGAAAGCCTTTGAAGGGGATCGTGTTAATGCAGGATCTGATGGGGGCTTCTGATTTAAGTGGAGAGCAGAGGCAGCTCCTGAGGACAAGTGTAATGTGTCAGGAACAATTAACGAAGATTGTTGATGATACAGACATTGAAAGTTTTGAGGAATG CTACATGGAAATGAATTCTGCAGAGTTTAACCTGGGTGAAGCCTTGGAAGCTGTCCTAAAACAAGTAATGATATCGAGCCAGGAGCGCCAAGTTGAGGTCATCCAAGATTTACCTGCTGAAGTGTCATCTATGCACTTGTATGGAGACAATTTGAGGCTTCAGCAAGtcctttcaaattttttgtcaAATGCACTCCTCTTCACTCCTGCATTTGAGGAATCATCAGTTGCATTCAGGGTAATTCCTCGGAAAGAACGAATTGGAACGAAGATACACATTGTTCATCTTGAATTTTG GATCACTCATCCAGCACCAGGTATCCCAGAAGATTTAATTCAGGAGATGTTTCACCATAGCCATGGTGTCTCGAGGGAAGGTCTAGGCCTATACATCAGTCAGAAGCTTGTAAAGATTATGAATGGTACTGTACAGTATCTTAGAGAGGCAGAAAAATCATCCTTCATTATTCTTGTAGAATTTCCATTGGCCTGCAATGTTGGCCACCATTGA